Genomic DNA from Nonomuraea rubra:
TCTTGAGACCGGAAGTGTTCCACTGACCGAAACCCGGCATTGCGAACGCGCACCCCGGGGCGATCACATCGACGCATGAGAGCGCACAAGGTCACCCGTGCCTAGGGGCCTGCCCAGGGCCACCCTGCTGGAGAGCCTGCGCCTGGCGGCCGCGCTCGTCCCGCCGGGCACGCCGCACCTGACCCGCGGCGGCGACCCGCTGCGGGCCCGCACACTGCTGGCCACCCTGGAGTCCCGGTACGGCGGCCGGCCCGTGCTCGTCCGCGGCCCGCACGTCCGCGCCCTGCTGGTCCTGTCCAAACGCGACGCCCTGCGCGTGCTGTCCGAGGACGACGACGCCTACGCCGCCACCCTGGACGAGCGCCCGTTCGGCCTGCCCACGGACGTGCTGCGGCCGCGCTTCATCGAGATCGCCAGGCAGGAGGCCGCCAAGCTGACGGAAGGCGTGGTGGACCACGCGCGGCTCAACGCCTGCTGGCAGCGCGTGGCCAGGCGCTGCGTCTACGGCGACGGCGCGGCCGGCGACGAGGAGCTCACCCGGCTGCTGGAAGGCGTCACGCGGGCCGGCCGGTGGCGGGCCAGGCGGCGCCAGGAGATCCTGTCCGGGCGCTACGACGCCCGCATCATCGACCACCTGCGCCGCGCCGAGCCCGGCAGCCTGGCCGGGCTGATCGCCGAGACGCCGGAGAACGAGTCGCGCGCGCTGATGCACGCCGCGTTCTGGCTGATGGGGCTGGGCTCCACCGCGGCGGGCCTGACGCAGACCCTGGCGCTGCTCGCCGCCCATCCCGCCCACCGCAAGGCCGCCCGCAAGGACCCGGAACACCTGCGGGCGTGCCTGCGCGAGGGCCTGCGCCTGTGGCCGCCGGTGCCCGCCCTGGCCCGGGTCACCACCGCCGAGACCGAGTGGTACGGCAGCGTCCTGCCCGCCGGCACCACCGTGCTCGTGCCCGTCGCGGCGCACCAGCGCAGCCGGCGCCTGCCGTACGCGAACACGTTCGCGCCCGAGATCTGGCTGGACGGCACGGCGGCCGGCGAGTGGTGGGCGCGTCCCGGCTGCGGCGGCATGCACCTGACGCTCGCCGTCGGCACCGCCTTCCTCGGGGCCGTGCTGAGCGCGGCCCGCCCCAAGCCGGTCGGGCGGCTGATCTCCCAGCACCGGCCGCTCCCCCACACGATCGATCTCGCGCGGCTGCGGGTGGCCATGCGGCCCCTCCGGCGGGACCCTCCTGGGGGCTAGTGTCCTACGGACAGGCCCTTCCTCCGTTAGAGTCTGGGGTACAAACGGGATGCCGGGCGGCGGAACGGTTCGGGTTGCCAGAGGGTTGCCAGAGTAACGAACCGGCGGGAGGAACGGTTCGGATTGAGACGGGAAGACGACGGCGAGAGGACGGCGACGTTGGGGCGCTCCGCAGGCACTCCTCTTCAGCCGGAAGATCCGCCGGCGATCGGCCCCTACGAGCTGATCAGCCGTCTCGGCTCCGGCGGCATGGGGGTCGTCTATCTCGCCAAGGCCGCCGACGGCTCGCGGGTGGCGCTCAAGGCCATCCGGCGTGACTACACCGCCGACCCCGTCTACCGGGCGCGCTTCCACGAAGAGGTGTCCAACGCCCGCAAGGTGGCCTCGTTCTGCACGGCGCGCGTGCTCGACCACGGCGAGGACCGGGGCGTGCTCTACCTCGTCACCGAGTACATCGACGGCATCTCGCTGGAGGACCACCTCATCGAGCACGGCGCGCTGTCGCCGTCGGTGCTGCACGCCGCCGCCGTCGGCGTGGCCGCCGCGCTGACCGCCATCCACGCCGCCGGGCTGGTGCACCGCGACCTCAAGCCGGCCAACGTGATGCTGACGCTGGCCGGGCCGCGGGTGATCGACTTCGGCCTGGCGCGCTCGACGCACGTGCACTCCCGGCACACCAACGCCGGCATGGTGATGGGCACCCCTGGATGGATCGCTCCCGAGCAGGTCTTCGAGGGGGTCTCCAGCCCGGCGGGCGACGTGTTCGCGTGGGGGTCGCTGATCGCGTACGCGGGGCTGGGCGGGCATCCGTTCGGCGAGGGGGACGCGTACGTGATGGCGGCCAGGGCCCGCCAGGCGCCGCCGGACCTGCGGGGGCTGCCCGCGCCGCTGGACCGGCTGGTCGCGGCGGCCATCCACCCCGACCCGGCGCGGCGGCCCGCGGCCCGGCAGCTGCTGCTGGAGCTGGTGGAGGCCTCCGACGAGCCGGCCGCGCAGCTCGCCGCCACCAAGCACCTGACCAACGCGTGGAACCCGTCGGAGTTCGGCCCCCTGATGCCGCCACCCGACCGCACCGGCCACGGCCCGAGACCGCCCCGCCACCCGGAGCAGCACCGCGCACCCCAGCCACCACCCGCCGAACGCACCGGCCCCACGCCCGGGATGAGCCACGCGCCCTCCCCCGCCGAACGCACGGGCCCCGGTCTGGGGATGGGCCACGCGCCCTCTCCCGCCGAACGCACGGGAGCCGGGTCGGGGATGGGCCACGCACCTTCACCCGCCGAGCGCACCGGCCCTACGCCGGGGGCGGGCAGGGGGCCGCAGGGCGCGCCCGGGGGGTCGCACGTGCCGCAGCCGCCGCCCGCGGAGCGGACGGGGCCGACGCCCATGCCCGGGCGCGCGCCGTCGCCGGCCGAGCGGACGGGGCCGGCGCCCGGCTCCTCGCGCGGGCCGCAACCGCGGGGCGCGGGCCGGGGGCCGTTACCGCACCAGACCGGCCAGATGCCGCTCGCGCCCCCGACCGGCCAGGCGCCGCCGCACACCGGCCAGGCGCCACACCACTCGACCACCGGCCAGGGGCCGCTGCCCGATCCTTCGGCCACCGGCCAGGGGCGGCTGCCCGGCTACCGGCCGGCCAGGCCGAAGCGGGGCGTGTTCGCGGGCTGCCTGACCGCGCTGGTGATCGCCGTGGTGCTCATGGTGGTGCTGCTGGCCGTACTGGCGTGGCTGTTCCGCTCGCCCGCCGTCGGCGAGGACGGCCCCGTGCAGGACGGCAAGCTGCGCTTCGCCGTGACGAGCGCCAAGTGCCCCAAGCCCGCCAAGGCCGCGGCCGAGCGCACGTGCCAGATCGGCGTGCAGATCAGGAACGTCGGTGAGGAGGCCAGGGTGCTCTACCCCGGCCAGCAGAAGCTCATCGACGAGGACGACGAGCTGCACGGCGGCACCAAGCTGCTCGACCAGGGCGGCAAGGAGATCACGCCGATCCGCATCGAGGCCGGCGCGTCGTTCACCGGCGCGCTGGTGTTCGAGCTGCCCAAGGAGCTCGAACCGGTCGGGCTCGAGGTGCACGACTCCGGGCTGAGCGCGGGAGCCCGGCTCAACCTCCCGTAGGGTCTGGAACGCAGGAGCCGGCTCAACCTCCCGTAGAGGCCGGAAGCGCGCGCCGGCGACACGCCCCTCCCGTGGGGCTAGGTGGCCCGCGCAGCGCCGGCTCCAGCATCGCGCTAGCGGCTTGCTCGTCGAACGGCCGGACCGGCTCGTTGAAGGCCCGGAACAGCGCTACCTCCGACTCCACGCCCGGCGGCAGGCCGGCTGGGTCGGCTGGCTTTCCGTCGTTTACGGGTGCGCGTCGAAGTCGACGACACTCGACCGGCCGGTGTCCCCGTGATCGAACCTGATCACCTGCACCCCGCGCTCGACCAGCCGCCGCACGAGCGCATCGGGGCAGCTGACGCCCTACGACGCGGACCCCATGACCATCAG
This window encodes:
- a CDS encoding cytochrome P450 — protein: MPRGLPRATLLESLRLAAALVPPGTPHLTRGGDPLRARTLLATLESRYGGRPVLVRGPHVRALLVLSKRDALRVLSEDDDAYAATLDERPFGLPTDVLRPRFIEIARQEAAKLTEGVVDHARLNACWQRVARRCVYGDGAAGDEELTRLLEGVTRAGRWRARRRQEILSGRYDARIIDHLRRAEPGSLAGLIAETPENESRALMHAAFWLMGLGSTAAGLTQTLALLAAHPAHRKAARKDPEHLRACLREGLRLWPPVPALARVTTAETEWYGSVLPAGTTVLVPVAAHQRSRRLPYANTFAPEIWLDGTAAGEWWARPGCGGMHLTLAVGTAFLGAVLSAARPKPVGRLISQHRPLPHTIDLARLRVAMRPLRRDPPGG
- a CDS encoding serine/threonine-protein kinase, whose translation is MGRSAGTPLQPEDPPAIGPYELISRLGSGGMGVVYLAKAADGSRVALKAIRRDYTADPVYRARFHEEVSNARKVASFCTARVLDHGEDRGVLYLVTEYIDGISLEDHLIEHGALSPSVLHAAAVGVAAALTAIHAAGLVHRDLKPANVMLTLAGPRVIDFGLARSTHVHSRHTNAGMVMGTPGWIAPEQVFEGVSSPAGDVFAWGSLIAYAGLGGHPFGEGDAYVMAARARQAPPDLRGLPAPLDRLVAAAIHPDPARRPAARQLLLELVEASDEPAAQLAATKHLTNAWNPSEFGPLMPPPDRTGHGPRPPRHPEQHRAPQPPPAERTGPTPGMSHAPSPAERTGPGLGMGHAPSPAERTGAGSGMGHAPSPAERTGPTPGAGRGPQGAPGGSHVPQPPPAERTGPTPMPGRAPSPAERTGPAPGSSRGPQPRGAGRGPLPHQTGQMPLAPPTGQAPPHTGQAPHHSTTGQGPLPDPSATGQGRLPGYRPARPKRGVFAGCLTALVIAVVLMVVLLAVLAWLFRSPAVGEDGPVQDGKLRFAVTSAKCPKPAKAAAERTCQIGVQIRNVGEEARVLYPGQQKLIDEDDELHGGTKLLDQGGKEITPIRIEAGASFTGALVFELPKELEPVGLEVHDSGLSAGARLNLP